In the genome of Chitinivorax tropicus, one region contains:
- the pcp gene encoding pyroglutamyl-peptidase I, which translates to MEKVLLTGFEPFDGERLNPSWEAVRQLQGHVLSDGSQIFTIQLPCVFDIARQNMTDALDSLQPWMVLAVGQAGGRAELSFERVAINLDDARIPDNAGQQPIDRPVIPNGPAAWFTTLPVKSIVLALQEAGIPAGISHSAGTYVCNHVFYGLMHQASRRPSLAKAGFVHIPYLPEQAARQPKPQPSMPLAQMVSGLELALETAVNTRVDCKISAGSTH; encoded by the coding sequence ATGGAAAAAGTGCTTCTGACCGGGTTTGAGCCGTTTGATGGCGAGCGTCTCAACCCATCCTGGGAGGCGGTGAGACAGCTACAGGGCCATGTGCTGAGCGATGGTAGCCAGATTTTCACGATCCAGCTCCCCTGCGTGTTTGATATTGCCCGTCAGAACATGACCGATGCGCTTGATAGCCTGCAACCCTGGATGGTCCTGGCTGTTGGCCAAGCGGGGGGCAGGGCTGAGCTCAGTTTCGAGCGGGTCGCCATCAACCTGGATGATGCACGCATTCCAGACAATGCAGGCCAACAGCCGATCGACCGCCCAGTCATCCCTAATGGCCCAGCAGCCTGGTTTACCACCCTGCCGGTCAAGTCCATCGTCTTGGCCTTGCAAGAAGCAGGCATCCCCGCTGGCATCTCACACTCGGCAGGCACCTACGTGTGCAACCACGTATTTTACGGCCTGATGCACCAGGCCAGCCGGCGCCCAAGTCTGGCCAAGGCTGGCTTTGTCCATATTCCATACCTGCCGGAGCAGGCCGCCCGCCAGCCCAAGCCCCAGCCCTCCATGCCGCTGGCGCAGATGGTCAGCGGCCTGGAGCTGGCGCTGGAGACAGCAGTGAATACCCGCGTCGATTGCAAAATCAGCGCGGGAAGTACCCATTGA
- a CDS encoding GNAT family N-acetyltransferase: MMQINSLPPYTRSTRLLLRAPTRPGDTQALLDIYGDLATNLFNPSGPIRGLQEAETLISSWRQHWADNRFGLWAVSLLEEPDYIIGFGGLQFRELNSVLVPELQGRFRPAYWRKGYATELALTTFDVAFNQMSLPRVVCIIRPANQPSRKMLSRVGMRLVSNLEEYAGQSPSLVYELGADDHHAGALPATLQINLPTLGSEGLRPIVQPNPGLLS, encoded by the coding sequence ATGATGCAGATTAATTCGTTACCACCCTACACACGTAGCACCCGCTTATTGCTACGTGCGCCGACCCGCCCTGGGGATACTCAGGCATTGCTCGACATCTACGGTGATCTGGCAACCAACCTGTTCAACCCGAGTGGCCCCATCCGGGGCCTGCAGGAAGCAGAGACCTTGATCAGCAGCTGGCGCCAGCACTGGGCAGACAATCGATTCGGCCTGTGGGCTGTCTCATTGCTCGAAGAGCCCGACTACATCATCGGCTTTGGTGGGTTACAGTTCCGTGAATTGAATTCCGTGCTGGTGCCTGAGCTACAAGGTCGGTTCCGCCCCGCTTACTGGCGTAAAGGCTACGCCACCGAGCTTGCCCTGACGACTTTCGATGTGGCGTTCAATCAAATGTCCCTGCCTCGCGTGGTATGCATCATCAGGCCGGCGAACCAGCCATCACGCAAGATGTTGAGCCGGGTCGGCATGCGCCTGGTTTCGAACCTGGAGGAATACGCCGGGCAGTCCCCCAGCCTGGTCTATGAGCTGGGTGCCGATGACCACCACGCCGGTGCCCTGCCAGCAACACTGCAGATCAATTTACCGACATTGGGCAGCGAGGGACTCAGACCCATAGTGCAACCCAACCCTGGC